One genomic region from Arenicella chitinivorans encodes:
- a CDS encoding TonB-dependent receptor, with protein sequence MSLSLRRVAAALALAGVAAPGVSIAQDDSSPFIEEIVVTATKRAQTLQDIPIAVSVTSSDTIERAQIQDISDLQSVVPSLRVSQLQSSTNTNFVIRGFGNGANNPGIEPSVGVFIDGVYRSRSAGAISDLPNLERVEVLRGPQSTLFGKNASAGVINVVTAKPSGETAGKISGTIGNYGQLIAKGYVESAFSDTAAFSLSASTNTRDGYVENLATGGELNDRDRQSFRGQLLLNPSDATEIRFIADYDTIDEKCCATVNLISGPATNAIRFAGGNIVANDPEALTTYTNIDPNNQLDNTGLSMQIDHDFDSFTFTSISSFRNVDSRYDIDADFTSADVITNEILTDIDTFTQEFRLTSNSGEFMDWMVGGFYFDESIDYQDDLPFGTAYRRYLDALAVGAGAPGAIGTVEAILGLPVGQAFGQVGQGFTHQSTLDNQAISLFTQLDFHLTDSFTATVGLSYTKDEKEASTRQTRGDAFSGVDRVELGTGVIFNQITGLAPTPQNFALVPQAFQAAAGLASNPATNPFTGLQAFQFLPPYVDFPNAVEDGKSDDDELTYTLRLAYDISDSLNVYAGASTGFKATSWNLSRDARPFAEDVAALTAAGLRTANLIPGTRFAGPEEATVYEIGLKSSFERGSFNLALFDQSIEGFQSNAFIGTGFNLTNAGKQSTVGAEFDLVVYPTDSLQLTLGGTWLDPKYDSFVGAGRDPLTGVVTDLSGEKAANINEWSLSASFTYRFNIGSNDAYFRGDYFYEDLVQIGDRNPNPTIDVSQFDRETKNLNLAAGINTESGLGFSVWVRNATDHVSLISAFPSVAQSGSFTGYRTQPRTYGVTISKDF encoded by the coding sequence ATGTCATTAAGTTTACGAAGAGTAGCTGCAGCATTAGCCCTTGCTGGTGTCGCGGCGCCCGGTGTGAGCATCGCACAAGATGATTCATCACCGTTTATCGAAGAGATTGTGGTCACCGCTACCAAGCGGGCTCAAACCTTACAAGACATTCCAATTGCGGTGTCGGTCACATCGTCAGATACTATCGAGCGCGCTCAGATCCAGGACATCAGTGATCTACAAAGCGTGGTACCAAGCTTGCGCGTGAGCCAGTTGCAAAGTTCCACCAACACCAATTTCGTAATTCGTGGTTTCGGGAATGGTGCGAACAACCCGGGTATTGAGCCATCTGTTGGTGTGTTCATCGACGGCGTTTATCGTTCTCGTTCCGCTGGCGCCATTTCTGATTTACCTAATTTGGAGCGTGTGGAAGTTCTGCGTGGTCCGCAAAGTACGTTGTTCGGTAAGAACGCATCGGCTGGTGTCATCAACGTTGTTACGGCGAAGCCATCAGGCGAAACAGCCGGCAAAATTTCCGGGACCATCGGCAATTATGGCCAATTAATCGCTAAGGGCTATGTGGAGAGCGCGTTCAGTGATACGGCAGCGTTCAGCTTGTCAGCATCGACCAATACGCGCGATGGCTATGTCGAAAATCTGGCCACTGGCGGCGAGTTAAACGACCGTGATCGTCAGTCTTTCCGCGGCCAATTGTTGTTGAACCCAAGCGACGCGACTGAGATTCGTTTCATTGCAGACTACGACACAATCGACGAGAAGTGCTGCGCCACAGTCAACCTGATCAGCGGTCCTGCCACTAATGCGATTCGTTTTGCGGGCGGCAATATCGTTGCAAATGATCCTGAAGCGCTGACGACTTATACGAACATTGATCCAAACAACCAGCTGGATAACACCGGCTTGTCAATGCAGATCGATCATGACTTCGACAGCTTTACGTTTACCTCGATTTCGTCGTTCCGAAATGTCGATTCGCGTTATGACATCGATGCAGATTTCACCAGTGCCGATGTGATTACCAACGAAATTCTGACTGATATCGATACCTTTACTCAAGAGTTCCGTCTCACGTCAAACAGTGGCGAGTTCATGGACTGGATGGTTGGCGGTTTCTATTTTGACGAATCCATCGACTATCAGGACGACCTGCCATTTGGTACTGCGTATCGTCGTTACCTCGATGCGTTGGCCGTTGGTGCTGGTGCGCCTGGCGCAATTGGCACAGTTGAAGCCATTCTCGGCCTGCCCGTTGGTCAAGCGTTCGGCCAAGTAGGCCAAGGTTTTACCCATCAGTCGACATTGGATAACCAAGCGATTTCGTTATTTACTCAGCTTGATTTTCATTTGACCGATTCGTTCACTGCAACGGTTGGATTGAGCTACACCAAAGACGAAAAAGAAGCCTCGACGCGTCAAACACGTGGCGATGCGTTTTCAGGTGTTGACCGTGTTGAATTGGGTACCGGCGTGATTTTTAACCAAATCACAGGTTTAGCGCCAACCCCACAAAACTTCGCGTTGGTGCCGCAAGCGTTCCAAGCGGCGGCTGGGCTGGCTTCGAATCCTGCGACCAACCCGTTCACTGGTTTGCAGGCGTTTCAGTTCTTGCCACCCTACGTGGATTTTCCGAACGCGGTGGAAGACGGCAAATCTGACGACGATGAATTGACCTACACGTTGCGCCTCGCATACGACATTAGTGACAGCTTGAATGTGTATGCTGGTGCATCTACGGGTTTCAAGGCGACGTCTTGGAACTTGAGTCGTGACGCACGTCCGTTCGCGGAAGACGTGGCAGCGTTAACAGCTGCCGGGTTGCGTACAGCAAACTTGATTCCAGGCACGCGTTTCGCAGGTCCGGAAGAAGCCACGGTGTATGAAATCGGTTTGAAATCCAGTTTTGAGCGCGGTTCCTTTAACTTGGCACTCTTCGATCAATCGATTGAGGGCTTTCAGTCAAACGCCTTTATTGGTACAGGGTTTAACCTGACCAACGCCGGTAAACAATCAACGGTCGGTGCTGAGTTTGATTTGGTGGTTTACCCCACTGATTCACTGCAGTTGACCTTAGGCGGTACTTGGCTGGATCCAAAGTACGATTCATTCGTTGGTGCAGGACGTGATCCTTTAACGGGTGTGGTGACGGATTTAAGTGGAGAGAAAGCGGCGAACATCAATGAATGGAGCTTGTCGGCATCTTTTACCTATCGCTTTAACATTGGCTCTAATGATGCATACTTCCGTGGTGACTACTTCTATGAAGACTTAGTCCAAATCGGCGATAGAAACCCGAATCCAACAATCGATGTTTCTCAGTTCGATCGCGAAACTAAGAACCTAAACTTGGCCGCGGGCATCAATACTGAAAGCGGACTTGGCTTTTCAGTTTGGGTGCGTAATGCCACCGATCATGTTTCATTGATCAGTGCGTTCCCATCCGTCGCTCAGTCGGGTAGCTTCACGGGTTATCGTACGCAACCACGCACTTACGGTGTCACAATCTCTAAAGACTTCTAA
- a CDS encoding MaoC family dehydratase, producing MGKTVSPDAIASEIGNEIGVSDWFEVTQENVNKFADVTLDHQFIHINPEQAAKTPFGGTIAHGFYTMSMLSHFSENGCGLRVEGTKMGVNYGCDKLRFIHPVRVGSRIRGRSVLKEVQEKQPGQFLFKQEITVEIEDVDKPALIAEWLTMVFV from the coding sequence ATGGGAAAAACAGTGAGTCCTGACGCTATCGCGTCAGAAATAGGTAATGAAATTGGCGTGTCAGACTGGTTCGAAGTTACTCAGGAAAACGTGAACAAGTTTGCCGATGTCACCTTAGATCACCAATTCATTCATATTAATCCAGAGCAAGCTGCCAAGACGCCATTTGGCGGTACCATTGCGCATGGGTTTTACACCATGTCGATGTTGTCACACTTTTCTGAGAACGGATGCGGATTGCGCGTAGAAGGCACCAAAATGGGTGTGAACTATGGTTGCGACAAACTCCGATTTATTCATCCAGTACGTGTTGGTTCACGAATCCGTGGCCGCTCGGTATTGAAAGAGGTTCAAGAAAAACAACCTGGGCAATTTTTATTCAAACAAGAAATCACTGTGGAAATCGAAGACGTCGATAAGCCAGCGCTCATTGCAGAGTGGCTGACCATGGTGTTTGTGTAA
- a CDS encoding sodium-dependent transporter, with translation MTQANQGNQQSNQRRRPQWGSYPAFLLATIGSSIGLGNVWRFPSELGVHGGTYLYLYLVSVALVAFPLILAELWIGRVGQGNTVSSVARIVRLEHSSSLWTVIGWLGIVTSFLIFSFYSVVASWILFYVMESVSGAFVDMPAEIVQHSFGALLRNTDQMLIWHTVFVLLVVLVMSRDLRHGLERAVRLLMPVFIAMLVWLALYSTQAGDYEKASAFMFSFDWREIDAEMVVSALTQALFSLSVGIGILIMYGSYLDERRPLFLGGGSIMLFDIAIALLTCVMIFSIAFAFGMRPDAGIGLIFQTLPVAFSQMPENGVLWSTAFFTLLLVAALTSGFALLEPTIALLTDRGRMSRRVAAWLVGAAAWAMGLVSVYSFGEFSFQFYYFGIERTRGFFDVFTLLSLHVLLPFTALLIAIFAGWRMALGTNQAGESTKPFMSYRLWRWCIRFLAPTLIGIVLLLVLFYPG, from the coding sequence GTGACTCAAGCAAATCAAGGCAATCAGCAATCAAACCAGCGCCGGCGTCCACAATGGGGCTCGTACCCGGCATTTCTACTCGCGACCATCGGCTCGTCGATTGGGCTGGGGAATGTTTGGCGTTTTCCGTCCGAGCTTGGTGTGCATGGTGGTACTTACTTGTATTTATACCTCGTCAGTGTCGCGCTGGTGGCATTCCCGTTGATTTTGGCAGAACTTTGGATAGGGCGAGTGGGGCAAGGTAATACGGTGTCCAGCGTCGCGCGTATTGTCCGACTCGAACACAGTTCCAGTTTGTGGACAGTGATTGGCTGGCTAGGCATTGTAACCAGTTTTTTGATCTTTTCGTTTTATAGTGTGGTCGCCAGTTGGATTCTATTTTATGTCATGGAGTCGGTGTCTGGTGCCTTCGTTGATATGCCCGCGGAAATCGTGCAGCACTCCTTCGGCGCTTTGTTGCGCAATACTGATCAAATGCTGATATGGCACACCGTGTTTGTGTTACTTGTTGTTCTGGTGATGTCCCGCGACCTTCGCCACGGTTTGGAGCGTGCCGTTCGCTTACTGATGCCTGTGTTTATTGCCATGTTGGTATGGCTGGCATTGTATTCCACGCAAGCCGGTGATTATGAAAAAGCGTCTGCATTCATGTTTAGTTTTGACTGGCGTGAAATTGATGCGGAAATGGTCGTCAGCGCCTTAACTCAGGCGTTGTTTTCACTCAGCGTTGGTATTGGTATTCTTATCATGTATGGCTCGTACCTGGATGAACGAAGACCGTTGTTTCTAGGTGGCGGTTCAATCATGTTGTTCGATATCGCCATTGCGCTACTAACTTGTGTGATGATTTTTTCGATCGCTTTTGCGTTTGGAATGCGGCCAGACGCTGGGATTGGGCTGATTTTTCAGACGCTGCCGGTTGCGTTCTCTCAGATGCCTGAAAATGGCGTGTTGTGGAGTACCGCGTTTTTTACGCTCTTATTAGTCGCCGCTCTGACCTCAGGGTTCGCCTTGCTGGAGCCGACGATTGCGTTATTAACCGATCGCGGTCGGATGTCGCGCCGCGTAGCTGCATGGTTGGTTGGGGCAGCAGCTTGGGCGATGGGGTTGGTGTCTGTCTATTCATTCGGAGAGTTTAGTTTTCAATTTTACTACTTCGGTATAGAACGAACGCGCGGCTTCTTTGATGTTTTCACCTTGTTGTCGTTGCATGTTCTGTTACCATTCACCGCGTTGCTGATAGCTATTTTTGCGGGTTGGCGCATGGCGCTGGGTACGAACCAGGCCGGGGAATCTACCAAACCGTTTATGAGTTATCGGTTGTGGCGCTGGTGTATTCGTTTTCTAGCCCCGACGTTGATCGGGATCGTGCTGCTGCTGGTTTTGTTTTACCCTGGATAA
- a CDS encoding Crp/Fnr family transcriptional regulator: MFIRSDWECFKPDNEEEWRIMSNDALANFAIIRDCLWFTNLPEIALKVLASRAYRKRYRDDQFLYRVGERQTNLFCVLSGRIRVNVTGLRGQEFVLANLSEGAWLGEAAIAGNQSRMLAVRVDMPAEMLVLPAAAVVEVANAYPLVYRNLFNDTMNRSGMVYELFAGILFLSLKARLAGRILWLAEQYGETTEAGLEIKTKLSQTDLANMTMGSRQRVNKTLRAWTTEGVLGRDGGHYVIYNIAGLYRDFMHEH, translated from the coding sequence ATGTTCATACGCAGTGATTGGGAATGCTTTAAGCCAGACAATGAGGAAGAGTGGCGCATAATGAGCAATGACGCGTTGGCTAATTTTGCAATTATCCGTGACTGTCTGTGGTTTACTAACCTACCAGAGATAGCTTTAAAAGTACTCGCATCACGCGCTTACCGCAAACGCTATCGGGATGATCAGTTTCTGTATCGGGTTGGTGAAAGGCAAACGAATTTATTTTGTGTGTTATCGGGGCGAATTCGCGTCAATGTGACCGGGTTGCGGGGTCAGGAGTTTGTGTTAGCTAATCTAAGTGAAGGCGCATGGTTAGGTGAAGCGGCTATCGCCGGCAATCAGTCCAGAATGCTCGCAGTCAGAGTTGATATGCCAGCTGAAATGCTGGTGTTGCCCGCAGCCGCAGTGGTGGAAGTCGCGAATGCGTATCCGTTGGTATATCGAAACCTCTTTAACGACACGATGAATCGGTCGGGCATGGTGTACGAATTATTCGCCGGGATACTGTTTTTGTCGCTCAAGGCGCGACTTGCAGGCCGCATACTTTGGTTGGCAGAACAGTATGGCGAGACAACCGAAGCGGGGTTGGAGATTAAAACGAAGCTCAGCCAAACTGACTTGGCTAATATGACCATGGGATCCCGCCAACGTGTCAATAAAACGCTACGCGCATGGACCACTGAAGGCGTGCTTGGTCGTGATGGCGGTCATTATGTGATTTACAATATCGCCGGTCTGTATCGAGATTTTATGCACGAACACTAA
- the smpB gene encoding SsrA-binding protein SmpB encodes MAKPKKSASNTIATNKKARFDFFIEEDFEAGIALEGWEVKSMRAGRVQLKESYVVIHQGELFLHGAHISPLNSASTHVNADPVRRRKLLMKRIEISRLIGQVERAGYTLVPLDLYWMRGRAKLKIGLARGKKQHDKRASIKDRDWKREQQRVLKGG; translated from the coding sequence ATGGCAAAGCCAAAAAAGTCCGCCTCCAATACTATCGCAACCAACAAGAAAGCGCGCTTTGATTTTTTTATCGAAGAAGATTTCGAAGCGGGCATTGCGTTGGAAGGCTGGGAGGTCAAAAGTATGCGTGCTGGACGGGTGCAACTCAAGGAGAGTTATGTGGTTATCCATCAAGGTGAGTTATTCCTGCATGGCGCGCACATCTCACCGCTGAATTCGGCATCCACGCACGTCAATGCCGACCCAGTACGACGCCGTAAACTACTGATGAAACGGATTGAAATCAGCCGATTGATCGGGCAGGTCGAACGCGCAGGTTATACCCTTGTGCCGCTGGATCTATACTGGATGCGAGGTCGCGCAAAACTTAAGATCGGCTTGGCTCGAGGTAAGAAACAACACGACAAGCGCGCCAGCATCAAGGATCGCGACTGGAAGCGCGAGCAACAACGGGTCTTGAAAGGCGGCTAA
- a CDS encoding acyl-CoA thioesterase, with product MSSQRDQYAYFAPITTRWHDNDIYGHVNNVVYYSYFDSVANRFLIEQGGLDIHQADIVGFVVNSTCHYHSPVAYPEPLEGGFKVNKLGNSSVEYGLAIFQQNADMASASGSFTHVFVDRHTGKSVSIPKSIRQALESAIR from the coding sequence ATGAGTTCTCAGCGAGATCAATACGCTTATTTTGCGCCAATTACCACGCGCTGGCACGACAACGATATCTATGGGCACGTCAATAATGTGGTGTATTACAGTTACTTTGATAGCGTGGCCAATCGTTTTTTGATTGAACAGGGCGGGCTCGATATCCATCAAGCCGACATCGTGGGCTTTGTGGTCAATTCCACGTGCCACTATCATTCACCCGTTGCATACCCGGAACCCTTGGAAGGCGGGTTTAAGGTCAATAAGCTGGGTAATAGCTCGGTAGAATACGGGTTAGCAATTTTTCAACAGAATGCTGACATGGCTTCTGCCAGTGGCAGCTTCACACATGTGTTTGTGGATCGTCATACTGGCAAGTCGGTGAGCATACCAAAATCAATTCGGCAGGCGCTCGAATCTGCCATTCGCTAA
- a CDS encoding SDR family NAD(P)-dependent oxidoreductase, which translates to MSISFENQVAIVTGAGNGLGRSHALELARRGAKVVVNDLGGARDGTGGSSDAAREVVALIENDGGEAIANGANVAKYDEVEAMVKQAVDKWGHVDVLVNNAGILRDKTFAKMSLDDFSSVVDVHLMGSVNCTKAVWEQMREQNYGRIVMTTSSSGMYGNFGQANYGAAKMALVGFMNTLVLEGKKYGIHVNTLSPTAGTRMLEDIIEDKQVMDIMSVESVTAGLITLCDKEAPNRTILCAGAGGYAVTHIYETEGIYLPPEAQTPEEVRRNFAAIDDPDGEKLFTAGFEQTNKFVEKAIAYLKSKA; encoded by the coding sequence ATGAGTATCAGTTTTGAAAACCAAGTTGCGATCGTCACGGGTGCTGGTAACGGTCTGGGCCGCAGCCATGCACTCGAATTAGCACGCCGTGGGGCAAAAGTGGTGGTGAATGACCTCGGTGGTGCGCGTGATGGCACAGGTGGTTCCAGCGACGCGGCACGTGAAGTCGTCGCCTTGATTGAAAACGATGGCGGTGAAGCAATTGCTAACGGCGCTAACGTCGCCAAATATGATGAAGTCGAAGCCATGGTGAAACAGGCTGTCGACAAGTGGGGACACGTTGATGTGTTGGTCAACAATGCCGGTATTCTGCGCGATAAAACTTTTGCCAAAATGTCGTTGGACGACTTTTCCTCCGTTGTTGATGTGCACCTGATGGGCAGCGTTAACTGCACCAAAGCGGTCTGGGAACAGATGCGTGAACAAAATTATGGGCGTATCGTGATGACGACATCTTCGAGTGGTATGTACGGTAATTTTGGTCAGGCCAACTACGGTGCCGCCAAAATGGCATTGGTCGGTTTTATGAATACGCTGGTGCTGGAAGGCAAAAAATACGGGATACACGTGAACACCTTGTCGCCAACGGCGGGTACTCGCATGTTGGAGGACATTATCGAAGATAAACAGGTGATGGATATCATGAGCGTGGAGTCGGTTACCGCTGGTCTAATCACGCTGTGTGACAAAGAAGCACCAAATAGAACAATATTATGTGCAGGCGCCGGTGGTTACGCGGTGACGCATATTTATGAAACGGAAGGTATTTATCTGCCACCGGAAGCGCAAACACCAGAAGAAGTGCGCCGCAACTTCGCTGCGATTGACGATCCTGATGGGGAAAAATTATTTACTGCTGGATTCGAACAAACAAACAAGTTTGTTGAGAAGGCAATTGCTTATCTTAAGTCGAAAGCATAA
- a CDS encoding iron-containing alcohol dehydrogenase produces MMTHVFKTVPTIEIGAGCSKTLHDVCLRVGISKPFIVSDPGVVKCGILKPAMASIEDYVLYQDVVADPPQATVEAAIEQAIRSQCDGVVGFGGGSSMDVAKLVAVAALGDQHLTDMYGVDMISGGRLPLIQIPTTAGTGSEATAVAIVTTGEHTKSGVVSYRLFADAILLDAELTVGLPPAVTAATGIDAMVHAIEAYTSKRLKNPISDMLALQALGLLSANIKAAVINGTDIVAREKMLLGAMLAGQAFANAPVGAVHALAYPLGGIYHIPHGLSNSLVLPHVLRFNAEYAATMYDELAAVVFGSVEPNAGAYQLADYFYALAQELGLPVALRAMNIEEGGLSELAEQSMLQERLLINNPRTVALDEALMIYQQAY; encoded by the coding sequence ATCATGACACACGTTTTTAAAACGGTCCCTACTATTGAAATTGGGGCAGGGTGCAGCAAGACACTCCACGATGTTTGCCTACGAGTCGGTATTAGTAAGCCTTTCATCGTGTCTGATCCTGGCGTAGTGAAATGTGGAATACTAAAGCCTGCAATGGCGAGTATTGAGGACTACGTTTTGTATCAGGATGTGGTGGCTGACCCGCCACAGGCCACAGTTGAAGCAGCAATAGAACAAGCTATTAGGTCACAATGTGACGGTGTGGTCGGTTTTGGCGGCGGCAGCTCCATGGATGTGGCAAAACTCGTTGCGGTTGCCGCGCTGGGCGACCAACATCTGACCGACATGTATGGTGTTGATATGATCTCAGGTGGTCGTTTGCCGCTGATCCAGATTCCAACCACAGCGGGTACGGGTTCCGAGGCGACTGCGGTGGCGATAGTAACGACTGGTGAGCACACTAAATCTGGCGTTGTGTCTTATCGATTGTTTGCGGATGCAATTTTACTGGATGCTGAGCTGACAGTAGGACTGCCCCCAGCAGTGACGGCCGCGACTGGTATTGATGCCATGGTGCATGCGATTGAAGCCTACACCAGTAAACGTTTGAAAAACCCGATTTCCGATATGCTTGCACTGCAAGCACTTGGATTGTTGTCTGCCAACATCAAAGCAGCTGTAATCAATGGCACGGATATTGTTGCGCGCGAGAAGATGTTGCTGGGCGCGATGTTGGCCGGTCAAGCCTTTGCCAACGCACCGGTCGGCGCGGTGCATGCGCTCGCTTATCCGCTGGGCGGTATCTACCACATTCCTCACGGTTTAAGTAATTCGTTGGTGCTGCCGCATGTACTTCGCTTTAATGCCGAGTACGCTGCCACGATGTACGATGAATTGGCGGCTGTGGTCTTTGGTTCAGTCGAGCCAAACGCCGGTGCGTACCAGTTGGCAGATTATTTTTACGCGTTGGCCCAAGAGCTTGGCTTACCCGTTGCATTACGCGCTATGAATATTGAAGAGGGCGGCTTATCGGAGCTGGCCGAACAATCAATGTTGCAGGAACGCCTTCTGATCAATAATCCTCGTACCGTTGCACTGGATGAGGCATTGATGATTTATCAACAAGCGTATTGA
- a CDS encoding RnfH family protein, with amino-acid sequence MHKIDVSIVYATREQQWLFETTVPRGTSALELYEMSGFADQIPGLKNTNCEELDLGVFADKVENDYLLESGDRVEIYRPLLADPKEVRRQLALVGKTMGKS; translated from the coding sequence ATGCACAAAATTGATGTTTCGATCGTCTACGCCACCCGTGAGCAACAGTGGCTGTTTGAGACCACGGTTCCCCGCGGGACAAGTGCGCTGGAGCTGTATGAAATGAGTGGGTTTGCAGACCAAATTCCGGGCCTGAAAAACACCAACTGTGAAGAACTCGATCTTGGTGTATTTGCTGACAAGGTCGAAAATGACTACTTGCTTGAAAGCGGCGATCGTGTGGAAATCTACCGCCCCTTGCTGGCCGACCCCAAAGAGGTTCGCCGCCAACTGGCTTTGGTCGGGAAGACCATGGGTAAGTCCTGA
- a CDS encoding sodium-dependent transporter, which yields MENQREQFRSRLGFILAAAGSAVGIGNLVGFPVNAAKSGGAAFLLVYAAFVVIICLPVMMAEMALGRRTQRNPLGAYQSVAGDKSWWRIGGWLALITPFMIAVFYQVLTVWLLGYFVGAVTGNLEAMAQPGYFGQFINSYGVFIYLVVLTAMVGVILNSGVQNGIERLAKVLMPSLFVMLLILTIFVLTLPNALVGVQYYLVPDFGKINLEVVNLALSQAFFSLSLGMGILITYGSYVSRNESVAGGAKMVAAVDTSVAFFAGLLILPAIFVFNPATNTDELSSSSVSLVFSFLPKIFLSLQAVVGYVGASIFASAFFLLVFFAALTSQVSILQVPISAFQDELKFSRAKSVLALGACAALLVIASTVSFGMVNYFTEFTSYAGQTKSFFDVIIDVFYETILPLNGLVICLFAVYRWRRSNLNAEMSVGDAAYQGSLTQKYVNFALGTFIPVVLLFVFVSTVALKFFGISLI from the coding sequence ATGGAAAATCAGCGCGAACAATTTCGCTCTCGTCTCGGTTTTATCCTTGCTGCCGCTGGCTCTGCGGTGGGCATTGGAAACCTGGTTGGCTTCCCTGTTAATGCTGCTAAAAGCGGCGGTGCCGCGTTTCTCCTGGTGTACGCGGCGTTTGTGGTCATTATTTGTTTGCCAGTAATGATGGCCGAAATGGCGCTGGGACGACGTACACAACGCAACCCATTGGGTGCATACCAGTCCGTTGCGGGCGATAAATCTTGGTGGCGGATCGGTGGTTGGCTGGCCTTGATTACCCCATTTATGATTGCGGTTTTTTATCAGGTTTTGACTGTCTGGCTGCTTGGCTATTTTGTCGGCGCGGTCACTGGAAATCTGGAAGCGATGGCGCAGCCTGGCTACTTCGGCCAGTTTATTAACTCCTACGGTGTGTTTATTTATCTGGTGGTGTTGACCGCCATGGTTGGCGTTATCCTCAATTCCGGCGTGCAAAATGGCATTGAACGGCTGGCCAAGGTCTTGATGCCTTCGTTGTTCGTGATGTTGTTGATTCTGACGATTTTTGTATTGACCTTGCCAAATGCATTGGTTGGAGTTCAGTATTATCTGGTTCCAGATTTTGGCAAAATTAATCTTGAGGTAGTCAATCTGGCATTGAGTCAGGCGTTCTTTTCATTGTCGTTGGGTATGGGTATTTTGATCACCTACGGGTCCTACGTCAGCCGCAATGAAAGCGTAGCCGGTGGTGCTAAGATGGTCGCGGCAGTGGACACATCTGTGGCGTTCTTTGCTGGATTATTGATTCTGCCCGCAATCTTTGTGTTTAATCCGGCCACCAATACTGACGAGCTTTCGTCGTCATCCGTTTCTTTGGTGTTCTCATTTCTACCCAAGATTTTCCTGTCACTGCAAGCAGTGGTGGGGTATGTTGGCGCGTCGATCTTTGCCAGTGCTTTTTTCTTGCTGGTGTTTTTTGCAGCCTTGACGTCACAGGTTTCAATCTTGCAAGTGCCCATCAGCGCCTTTCAAGATGAACTCAAATTCAGTCGCGCAAAGAGTGTGTTAGCCTTGGGTGCGTGCGCCGCGTTGCTGGTCATTGCGTCGACGGTGTCATTTGGTATGGTGAACTACTTTACAGAGTTCACATCGTATGCCGGTCAGACGAAGTCTTTTTTCGACGTCATCATTGACGTTTTCTATGAAACCATTTTGCCGCTCAATGGCTTAGTGATCTGTTTGTTTGCGGTTTATCGTTGGCGGCGAAGCAATCTGAATGCCGAGATGTCAGTGGGCGATGCTGCTTACCAAGGGTCTTTGACGCAGAAGTACGTAAATTTTGCCTTGGGTACATTTATACCTGTGGTGTTGCTGTTTGTGTTTGTAAGTACCGTGGCCCTGAAGTTTTTCGGTATCAGCCTTATTTAG
- a CDS encoding type II toxin-antitoxin system RatA family toxin, which translates to MNVSRSALLPYSDAQIFDVITDVRSYPAFLGWCTGMELLEESDEQMIATLTIAYSKLNFSFTTRNTMQQHDLVTMELVRGPFSRLRGRWQIQALSDAACKVSLVMDFEFENRLTQRLLGRVFENIVATQLDAFNRRAAQLYGDQYAQN; encoded by the coding sequence ATGAATGTTTCTCGATCGGCTTTGCTGCCATACAGTGATGCACAGATTTTCGATGTGATCACGGATGTACGTTCGTATCCGGCTTTTCTGGGTTGGTGTACCGGGATGGAGTTGCTTGAAGAAAGCGATGAACAAATGATTGCCACGCTCACGATTGCCTACAGCAAATTGAATTTCTCTTTCACCACACGCAACACCATGCAGCAACATGATTTGGTCACGATGGAACTTGTGCGTGGCCCATTTAGTCGATTGCGCGGCCGTTGGCAGATTCAGGCGCTCAGTGACGCGGCCTGTAAAGTATCGTTGGTCATGGACTTTGAGTTTGAAAACAGGCTGACACAGAGATTACTCGGGCGCGTGTTTGAGAATATCGTGGCGACTCAGTTAGATGCCTTTAATCGACGTGCAGCGCAGTTATACGGAGACCAATATGCACAAAATTGA